One window from the genome of Fibrobacter sp. UWB4 encodes:
- the tsaD gene encoding tRNA (adenosine(37)-N6)-threonylcarbamoyltransferase complex transferase subunit TsaD, with translation MIWLGIESSCDETACAVLQDDPLKVLSNPLYSQIDEHALYGGVVPEIAARAHLQKIAPIAEAAVKEAGIELKDIDAIAYTTGPGLMGPLLVGASFAKGLARDLNIPAYGMNHLEGHLAAAWLSNPDIEPPFLTLTVSGGHTELVMEEPGFKYTSIGRTRDDAAGEAFDKCGKLIGLKYPAGATISRLGKDHNRKFVEFPRALHTHDSCEFSFSGLKTAVLRYTETHDPEFIQQNLGDICASLEDAIVDSLVTKTINALKKTKMKTLVMGGGVSANSWLRTRLQDYCDKKGIRFCVPDRSLSTDNGAMIAAAAIRRKLQGKLESINVVKPWMPLAI, from the coding sequence ATGATTTGGCTTGGAATTGAATCCAGCTGCGATGAAACCGCCTGCGCCGTTTTGCAGGACGACCCCTTAAAAGTTCTTTCAAACCCGCTCTATAGCCAAATTGACGAACACGCCCTTTATGGTGGCGTTGTCCCAGAAATTGCCGCCCGTGCGCACTTGCAAAAGATTGCCCCCATTGCCGAAGCTGCCGTCAAGGAAGCTGGAATCGAACTCAAGGACATCGACGCAATAGCCTACACCACGGGTCCCGGCCTCATGGGACCTCTCCTCGTTGGCGCAAGCTTTGCCAAAGGTCTCGCCCGCGACTTGAACATTCCGGCTTACGGCATGAACCATCTCGAAGGGCACCTCGCCGCCGCATGGCTCTCTAACCCGGACATCGAACCGCCGTTTTTGACGCTCACCGTCTCGGGCGGGCACACGGAACTCGTGATGGAAGAACCGGGATTCAAGTACACAAGCATTGGTCGCACCCGCGATGACGCCGCCGGCGAAGCATTCGACAAGTGTGGAAAGCTCATCGGCCTCAAGTACCCCGCAGGGGCAACCATCAGCCGCCTCGGCAAGGACCACAACCGCAAATTCGTGGAATTTCCGCGCGCGCTCCACACGCACGACAGCTGCGAGTTCTCGTTCAGCGGCTTAAAGACTGCCGTGCTCCGTTACACCGAGACGCACGACCCGGAATTTATCCAGCAGAATCTCGGCGACATCTGCGCCTCGCTCGAAGACGCCATTGTCGATAGCCTTGTCACAAAGACCATCAACGCCCTCAAGAAGACGAAAATGAAGACGCTCGTGATGGGCGGTGGCGTGAGTGCAAACAGCTGGTTGCGCACCCGCTTGCAAGATTACTGCGACAAGAAGGGTATCCGTTTTTGCGTCCCGGACCGCAGCCTAAGTACAGACAACGGAGCGATGATTGCAGCCGCAGCCATCCGTCGCAAATTGCAAGGAAAACTTGAATCCATCAATGTCGTAAAACCGTGGATGCCACTCGCGATTTAG